GCCGGTGGCCTTGTCGGCGATGCCCGACACCTTGTCGATGGCGGTGCGGCCGACGTCCTGGCCCTTGGACGTGCGCAGGAAGCCGGTGGCGGCGGCGGCGATGCGGGACAGCTTCACGGGTGGTCTCCTCGGAGGGGATCGGGTGGGGCGCCGTGCCCGGGCGGCGCGGCGGTCGTCCTGGAGTCCATCCTGGCCGGTCGCGCCTGTGCCGGAGCGGGGAGTCTCCTCGGGAGAGGGAATCCCGGTCGGCCCCGCGCCGGTCGCCGCGCCGACGCGGCGCCGGGGAGGCGGCGCGGCGGGCGTCCCGGCCGGTGCTACCCTGGATCCGCGCTCGCGCGCACCCTGGCCCCCATAGCTCAGGGGATAGAGCACTGCCCTCCGGAGGCAGGGGCGGAGGTTCGAATCCTCCTGGGGGCACACCTTCCCATATCCCGTGTTGGTGCGGAGAGAGGCCGGTCCCGTCCGCGGGGCCGGCCTCTCGTGCGTCCGGGGCGCATGCCCGGCCGCCGCGTCCCGTGCCGATGCCGATCCGGCTGCCGGTGCGCCCTCGCGGCCCGCTGACCGATCTCCCGCGTCGTCGCCTCGACGCACGCGCGACAGCGGTGCGGAGGACGCGGAGAACACACGCGGCGGGGCCCGAGACGGGTCTCGGGAACCCGCCGCGTGGTGCTGGGCCCAACTGGGGGAGCGGGCCTGCTGACGAACGTAGTCGGGGTCGCGCCCGACGACCACGCCGTGCGGTACTGGAGAAAACCAGTGCCATCCCGACCAATCCGATCGCCGCGGGGCGTCGAAGGCGCCCCCTCCATGGGGCATCATGCGCACCCGCGGCCCGGGGCGCACCTCTCCGTCCGTCCGCGCGCGGTCCGCTGCCGGGGCGCTGCCGGTCGGTCGGCCTAGGCTCGGCGCATGGCAGACGACGACGACTCCACCCCCATCCGCGACCTCCTCACGGGCGCGAAGCCGAAGCCCCACGACTTCCCCGAGCTCGACCTCGAGCGGCTGCCCGAGGACCCGATCGACCTCGTGATCGCGTGGATCCGCGACGCCGTGGCCCACGACGCCGCCGAGCCGAACGCCGTGGTCCTCGCCACCGCCGACGCCGAGGGCCGCCCGAGCGCGCGCACCCTCCTCCTCAAGGACGTGACGCCCACGGCCGACGACGAGCCGGGCGCGCTCTGGTTCTCCTCCCTCGCCGACAGCCCCAAGGGCCGCGACCTCGAGGCGAACCCGCGCGCGGCGCTCGTCGCGTACTGGCGGGAGCGCGGGCGGCAGATCCGCGCGACCGGCCCCGTCCTCCACGGCGACCGCGAGGTGAGCGAGCGCGACTTCCTCGCCCGCCACCCGGCGTCGCGCGCCGAGGTCATCGCGGGCGACCAGAGCGAGCCGATGCCCGACGCGGAGGAGCGGGACGCCCGCGTCGCCCGGGCGCGCGAGGCCGTGGACGCGGATCCGGAGCTCGTCGCCGAGTCCTGGCGCGCCTACGTGCTCCAGCCCCGGGTCGTCGAGTTCTGGCAGGCGACCGAGGACCACGGGCAGCTGCGGATCATGTACCGCTCCGGCCCCGACGGGACCTGGTCGCACGCGCTCGTCTGGCCCTGAGGTCCGGCCGGCCCGCCGTCCGCGCGCCGGCGTCGCCGTGAGTGTGTTGCGGAACATGACGGCCGACGCGCGGCGGCCCCGCCGACCCCGCACACTGGATCCATGCCCGCTCCCTCCCGCCGCCTCGCCGTCGTGCAGGTGACCCGTTCCCGTCCCGAGGCCGTCGCGTACGACGCGCTCGTGCAGGGCCTCAACGCGCGCGTCGCGGAGGTCGCCGGGGACGTCGGCTGGATGGTGGAGAACATCGCCGCGGAGGACGTGGGCGTGGAGGCGCTGCTCGAGCGCACGCGCGACGCCGACGCGGTCGTCATCATGGGCGGCGAGGACGTGGCGCCCCGCTTCTACGACGGGCTCGCCGACTACGAGGGCCGCTCCCCGCACCGCGAGGTGGCGGACGCCGGCCAGATCGCGCTCGTGCGCCGCGCGGTCGCGGAGGGCACGCCGCTGCTCGGCATCTGCCGCGGCGCGCAGATCGTGAACGTCGCGCTCGGCGGGACCCTGCAGCAGCACATCGAGGGCGTGGGGGAGCACCGCAACGACGCGGTCGAGATCACGGCCGTGATGCGCGACCACGACGTGCGGGTCGCGGCCGACAGCCGGCTCGCGCGCGTCCTCGGGTCGACCGCGCTCGTCGTGCGGAGCGCCCACCACCAGGCCGTCGACCGGCCGGGCGCCGGCCTCCGGGTCGTCGCGGTCGCGCCGGACGGCGTGCCCGAGGCGGTCGAGCACGAGACCGCGCCCATCACCGGCGTGCAGTGGCACCCGGAGGACGCGGCCGCCGCGACCGACCAGCTGCCCGCGCTCCTGCGGGCGCTCGCCGACGAGTGCGCGCTGCGCGAGCCCGTCGACGCCGCACGGGTCGCCGCCGCCTGATCCCCCGTCGGCCACCCCGGCCGACCCGCGTCCCGTGCGACCGCCCGCCGCGCGGGTGCCACGATGGACGCATGCGCCGCGACGTCTCCTCCTCCCTCGAACTGCAGGTGTCCGGCGAGAGCGAGATGGCCTTCGCGGTCGCCGTGGCGCGGGGCGCGGACATCGCGTCCGAGTCGCTCGCCTTCGCCCTCGACGGCGTGCCCGTGGAGGCGACCGAGGTGGTCGACCGGCACGACACGCGCCTGCACGTGCTCACGAGCGGCGCGGGCGTCCTGACCATGGAGTACCGCGCCACCGTCACGGGCCGCCGCGAGCCCGCGCCCCTCGACGACGTCGACCTCTGGATCTACCGCCGGCCGAGCCGCTACTGCGAGTCGGACACCCTCTTCCCCACGGCGCGCGGCGAGTTCCGCGGCCTCGACGGCCTGCCGCTGCTCGCCGCCGTGCGCGCGTACGTGGCGGACGCGCTGCGGTACGCGCCGGGATCCAGCCTCCCCACCGACGGCGCCGTGCGCACGCTGCTCGCGCGCCGCGGCGTCTGCCGCGACTACGCCCACCTCGTCATCGCGCTGCTCCGGGCCCGCGACGTGCCGGCGCGCCTCGCCGCCGTGTACGCGCCGGGCCTCAGCCCCATGGACTTCCACGCCGTCGCCGAGGCGTGGGTCGACGGCGCCTGGCACGTCGTGGACGCCACCGGGCTCGCGCCGCGGCAGAGCCTGCTGCGCATCTCGACGGGGCGCGACGCCTCGGACACGGCGTTCCTCAGCAACACGAGGAGCCTCGTCACCATCTCCCGGATGGAGGTGCTCGCCACGGTCGACGAGCTGCCGGCCGACGACGGCACGGCCCCGCTGCGCCTGGGCTGAGCGTCCGCGGCTGCGGTCGCTGCCGTGACCCGCGCGTCGGTCCGCCGGGCCCCCGGGTCAGCCCCCGACGGTCCTCAGCACGGCGTTGCCGAGGTCGGCGTGGTCGCCGGGCTCGTAGAACGACCCGGAGCGCATGACGACCATGTGCTTCGAGGAGTAGATGGTCGCGACGCCCGACGCGTCCTGCAGCTCGAAGTACGCCTCGACGCCCGAGGGGTACCCGGCGATGGGGTCGGCCTGGAGGATCGCGGCGTCGCGCCGGGACTTCAGCTCGGCCGCCACGGGCTGGGCCGCGTCGATCTCGATGGCCGTGCCGTCCGACGAGCGGAACGCGCACGCGACGCCCTGCATGGCGAGCACGTCCTCCCGGAGGCCGTCCTCCGCCGCGTCGGCGGGCAGCGCCTCCTCGGTGAAGCCCGGGCCGAAGGACGCGAGGTCGGGCAGCAGCTGGGCGCACGTGACGCCCACCGGCGTGCCCTTGGGCGGCGCGGGCGTGGGGGAGGCGCTCGGGCGGGCGCCCGACGCGCCGCCCTCCGCGGGCTGCCCGCCGTCGGCGCCGGCGGAGGGGGCGGGCGCGGAGGTCTGCAGGGGGCCGGGGTTGGTGCAGCCGGTGAGCAGGAGCGCCACGGCGAGCCCGACCGCGGCGGTGGTCGGGACGATGCGGGTGCGGGCGGGCGCGGGGAGGCGGACGGGCATGGTGGTGCTCCTTCGGGTCCGGACGCGCCGCGGGTGCGGCGCTCGGCGCGCGGCGTCGTGCCACGAGCGGGAGGCGGGATCGACACCCTACCGAGAGCGCGCCCGACCCCGCTGGGTCCCTCCCGAGGCGACCGACCGGCGCCCCGCCCGGCCGCTCCCCGCGGGGCGCCGGAGCCGTGCCGGGGCGCCGGTAGGATCGATCCCCATGACGACCCCTGACCTGACCGGCGCACTGTTCGACATCGTGTCCGGGACGGCGGGACGACGACCGGGCGGGGACGCCCTCGAGATCCGCCCCGACATGGTCGTGCTCGAGCGCCCGCGCAACCGCGACCACGGCGACTGGGCCACCAACATCGCCATGCGCATCGCCAAGCCGCTGGGGGAGAGCCCGCGGGCGCTCGCCGCGGAGATCGCGGAGGCGCTCGGCGCGCTGCCGCAGGTCGCGAAGGTCGACGTCGCCGGGCCCGGCTTCATCAACATCACGCTCGAGGCGGCCGCGGCCGGCGCCCTCGCGCGCACCATCGTCGACGCGGGCCCCGCGTACGGCCGGGGCACGACCCTCGAGGGGATCCGCATCAACCTGGAGTTCGTCTCGGCGAACCCCACGGGACCCATCCACCTGGGCGGCGTGCGCTGGGCGGCCGTCGGCGACAGCCTCGCCCGCATCCTCCAGGCCGAGGGCGCGGACGTCACGCGCGAGTACTACTTCAACGACCACGGATCCCAGATCGACCGCTTCGCCCGGAGCCTCCTCGCGAGCCACCTCGGCGAGGACACGCCCGAGGACGGCTACGGCGGCGCGTACATCGGCGAGATCGCCGAGCGCGTGGTGGAGGGGTACGACGGCGACCTCGACGCCCTGCCGCGCGCCGAGCAGCAGGAGGTCTTCCGCAGCGCCGGCACCGAGCTCATGTTCGGCGAGATCAAGCAGAAGCTGCACGACTTCGGCGTCGACTTCGACGTGTTCTTCCACGAGGACTCGCTGCACGAGTCCGGCGCCGTCGACCGCGCCGTCGCGCGCCTGAAGGAGCTGGGCCACGTCTTCGAGGAGGACGGCGCCGTCTGGCTCCGCACCACCACGTTCGGCGACGACCGCGACCGCGTGGTCATCCGCTCGACCGGCGAGCCCGCCTACATCTCCGGCGACCTCGGCTACTACCTCGACAAGCGCGAGCGCGGCTTCGAGCAGAACATCATCATGCTGGGCGCCGACCACCACGGCTACGTCGGCCGCATGATGGCCATGGTCGAGGCGTTCGGCGACGTCCCCGGCGTCAACCTGCAGATCCTCATCGGCCAGATGGTCAACCTGCTGCGCGACGGCGAGCCCGTGAAGATGAGCAAGCGCGCCGGCACCATCGTCACCCTCGACGACCTCGTCGACGCCGTGGGCGTGGACGCGGGCCGCTACTCGCTCGTGCGCTCCTCCGCCGACCAGAACCTCGACATCGACCTCGCGGTGCTCGGCAAGCGCACCAACGACAACCCCGTCTTCTACGTGCAGTACGCCCATGCGCGCACCTGCGCCGTGGACCGCAACGCGGAGGCCTCGGGCGTCGACCGCTCCGCCTTCGCGCCGGAGCTGCTCACGCACGCCACCGAGTCGGCGCTGCTCGGGCTCCTGCAGGAGTTCCCGCGCATCGTCGCGCAGGCCGCCGAGCTCCGCGAGCCGCACCGGGTCGCGCGCTACGTCGAGGAGCTGGCGGGCTCCTACCACCGCTGGTACGACAGCTGCCGCGTCGTCCCGCGCGGCGACGAGGAGGTCACCGACCTGCACCGCACGCGCCTGTGGCTGAACGACGCGGTCCGGCAGGTCGTCGCGAACGGCCTGGACCTCGTGGGCGTCTCCGCCCCCGAGCGCATGTAGGGAGCGGATCATGGCGGGGCGGTTCCTGGGCACGGAGGTCTTCGAGGCGCCCGAGCGGCGCGATCCGCGGGAGGC
This is a stretch of genomic DNA from Clavibacter zhangzhiyongii. It encodes these proteins:
- a CDS encoding pyridoxine/pyridoxamine 5'-phosphate oxidase gives rise to the protein MADDDDSTPIRDLLTGAKPKPHDFPELDLERLPEDPIDLVIAWIRDAVAHDAAEPNAVVLATADAEGRPSARTLLLKDVTPTADDEPGALWFSSLADSPKGRDLEANPRAALVAYWRERGRQIRATGPVLHGDREVSERDFLARHPASRAEVIAGDQSEPMPDAEERDARVARAREAVDADPELVAESWRAYVLQPRVVEFWQATEDHGQLRIMYRSGPDGTWSHALVWP
- a CDS encoding gamma-glutamyl-gamma-aminobutyrate hydrolase family protein, which gives rise to MPAPSRRLAVVQVTRSRPEAVAYDALVQGLNARVAEVAGDVGWMVENIAAEDVGVEALLERTRDADAVVIMGGEDVAPRFYDGLADYEGRSPHREVADAGQIALVRRAVAEGTPLLGICRGAQIVNVALGGTLQQHIEGVGEHRNDAVEITAVMRDHDVRVAADSRLARVLGSTALVVRSAHHQAVDRPGAGLRVVAVAPDGVPEAVEHETAPITGVQWHPEDAAAATDQLPALLRALADECALREPVDAARVAAA
- a CDS encoding transglutaminase-like domain-containing protein produces the protein MRRDVSSSLELQVSGESEMAFAVAVARGADIASESLAFALDGVPVEATEVVDRHDTRLHVLTSGAGVLTMEYRATVTGRREPAPLDDVDLWIYRRPSRYCESDTLFPTARGEFRGLDGLPLLAAVRAYVADALRYAPGSSLPTDGAVRTLLARRGVCRDYAHLVIALLRARDVPARLAAVYAPGLSPMDFHAVAEAWVDGAWHVVDATGLAPRQSLLRISTGRDASDTAFLSNTRSLVTISRMEVLATVDELPADDGTAPLRLG
- the argS gene encoding arginine--tRNA ligase — encoded protein: MTTPDLTGALFDIVSGTAGRRPGGDALEIRPDMVVLERPRNRDHGDWATNIAMRIAKPLGESPRALAAEIAEALGALPQVAKVDVAGPGFINITLEAAAAGALARTIVDAGPAYGRGTTLEGIRINLEFVSANPTGPIHLGGVRWAAVGDSLARILQAEGADVTREYYFNDHGSQIDRFARSLLASHLGEDTPEDGYGGAYIGEIAERVVEGYDGDLDALPRAEQQEVFRSAGTELMFGEIKQKLHDFGVDFDVFFHEDSLHESGAVDRAVARLKELGHVFEEDGAVWLRTTTFGDDRDRVVIRSTGEPAYISGDLGYYLDKRERGFEQNIIMLGADHHGYVGRMMAMVEAFGDVPGVNLQILIGQMVNLLRDGEPVKMSKRAGTIVTLDDLVDAVGVDAGRYSLVRSSADQNLDIDLAVLGKRTNDNPVFYVQYAHARTCAVDRNAEASGVDRSAFAPELLTHATESALLGLLQEFPRIVAQAAELREPHRVARYVEELAGSYHRWYDSCRVVPRGDEEVTDLHRTRLWLNDAVRQVVANGLDLVGVSAPERM